ATGGAAACTTATTATTATAGAGGTGGAAATTTGAGTATTAAAAAATTTTATTTATTTGAAAAATCTCTATACAGTAATCAATTTTATAATATATTTGCAACGTTACCTTCAGTTTTAGTTTTTTCCATTCTACTGATTATGCCTCTGGTCACTGAAATCATATATGCCTTTTCGACACTAACAGAACCCTTATCACTGGGTTCGATAATGTATGTGCTTAACGAATCGCTCTATATAGAATCGTTTATTAGGACTGTAGTTTATATTATAATAGATATATTCATAAAATTCTTTGTGGGTTTAATAACAGCTATAGCTTTAAGACAGGTTAGAGGCTACAAATTTCTATGGGGCATCTTCCTCCTACCCTACACAATGCCCTTGGTCCCAGCCTTATATGTCTGGTATTGTATGTATCATCCAGCATGGGGCTTTCTAAATTATATTGCCAGAACAACTGGACTCACGCAGACAATAATTAATTTTCTAGGAGATCCATCAATCGCATTATACTCTCTTATATGGGCCCATGCATGGCGATTCACACCACTATGGACAACCATTCTTTTAGCTGGATTATTTGGAATCCCTGAGGAATATTATGAAAGTGCCAAAATCGATGGAGCAACACCATCGAGAACATTTTTCAGGATAACATTGCCCCTCATAAAAAGATACTTATTCTTAAACGCAACGCTATCATTAATATGGACTTCAGGTGAATTTGTTAGTATATGGGTATTAACCAAAGGCGGACCAGCAAATTCAACTCATGTTTTAGGCTCATACGCTTACTGGTACATGATGGCGGGTGGAAACTACCACATCGCGGCAGCTGCGCTTGTATGCGCCTTCCCATTACTGATGGTTTTAATTGCAATATTCTTTAGAATTTTGAGGTGGAGATAAATGAAAATTAAACCAGAAGACGCTGCTAGACTGTTAGCTTACATTTGTGTAATATCTATTGGAACCACATGGCTATTTCCAATATTCTGGGCCTTTAGCAGTGCATTCAAGTACGATATAGATATATTCAATCCAGCGATGGTAATACCGCCAAGATGGACACTGGACAATTTTAAAGAACCCTATTTTAAACCCATATTTCTGACTTGGATAG
This genomic window from Candidatus Bathyarchaeota archaeon contains:
- a CDS encoding sugar ABC transporter permease → MSIKKFYLFEKSLYSNQFYNIFATLPSVLVFSILLIMPLVTEIIYAFSTLTEPLSLGSIMYVLNESLYIESFIRTVVYIIIDIFIKFFVGLITAIALRQVRGYKFLWGIFLLPYTMPLVPALYVWYCMYHPAWGFLNYIARTTGLTQTIINFLGDPSIALYSLIWAHAWRFTPLWTTILLAGLFGIPEEYYESAKIDGATPSRTFFRITLPLIKRYLFLNATLSLIWTSGEFVSIWVLTKGGPANSTHVLGSYAYWYMMAGGNYHIAAAALVCAFPLLMVLIAIFFRILRWR